The Gossypium hirsutum isolate 1008001.06 chromosome D07, Gossypium_hirsutum_v2.1, whole genome shotgun sequence genome includes the window ATTGCACACTCATCTCATCTGTCAGATTGAGCTCCATCTGTTATAAAGTAACCACTGCTCGAAAGACAGCACATTGTCACGCCGGTCCTACTCCCTTCAATCTCACTAATTTCTAATGGGGGCAATGAGCATCTACTTAAGTCATTTAAGCACTCTCTTCTCCcgtgaaataataataataataaagttgtTCTACGTTCTAACTGCCTTGGAATTGCATTGCTTGGAGGCATGCCCCCAACCCTTTCATTGCCTACCTACCCATACTAGCTATCTCAAAAAAGGattgttaaaaatattattttaaaattaatcattGTGACTGAAGTTCCTATATCTTTTTTACACTGATCATGAGTCAAGTAGGACACTTTGCTTTAGCCAAGGTAACCCAGACACGTTATTCTCTCAGTAAAATAAAAACAGGGGATTttgcttttcctttccatttttcttttctttttttatttattttactttcttctttttctgtaatATGGGAATGTATTTATAGTAAATCGAGTTCAGCTTCAAGGCTATTACAGTAATTGAATATTATCTCTGTACCAAATGTACTGGTTTAGCAGATTTGTAGGTAAAGCATGAAACAGTTTCAGACAGCAAACAGAGGGAAAAAAATACAAGGCATCAGAATGGAATGTGCTGTGAAAAAAAAAACGTAAGGCAACATAAAACAGAAAGCAGAGAATACTCGATGAACTTGTAACAATTTTCAGTAGCGCCAAATGGAAGccaccctttttttttatttaagtgaaaagaaaattttcttggTGTTTTGAGAACCTTCTTTTGAGGACTTTTCTTGCATtgaggaaaaaaagaaaacaaaactggGTTTAGAAAAGTAGGAAGCTTTGATTGACAACCCATTAACAACAATGCTTGTTAGTGCTACTCTGGATTAAAATGTCAAGGAAACCCAGAAGATCTAATCCAACAGTGAAATTAATGATCAGGTTTTTTACAAACAGAACAGAACTGTAAAAGACAATTCAGAGAAAAGAATTACAGTTAGAATAGAGTAGAAACAGCCTATGAATAACAAGAAAAAGGCCTTACAAGCCTATGTTTTACTATAGAGGAAAAATCTTAGATGCCAAAAATAGCTGGAAGCAACCAAAGTTGGTTGGTTTTACCTTTTGAATTTGGATCGAACATTGTTGTAAGCCACGAACAAAAAATGGTTCACCGTTCCTCACTTGATATGGTTGACAAATTCAGCATCGGAGACGGCGGAAAGTTCAATTTGGCTAGCATCATCGTCATCCATTGGAGCAGGGAGATTAAGATCTATGAAACTATCTCCCAACTTTTTGGAACTTTTAACAGGGGTTTCAGTTGTCGCTACCACATGAGATCTTTTATGTCCACCAAGAGCTTGTCCAGACGAGAAGACTCTAAAACAAACAGGGCATTCGTGGATTTTCTTGTCGGTCATTGAACTAGGTCTAGTACCCACATTTTCCGGTTCCAACTCTGAATCATGAGTTGCCGGTGGTGAGTAAGCTTTCATCTTTTTGTGACTCGCTCTGTGCCCACCCAGTGCTTGGTACGATTTAAAAACCTTGTTACACGTTTCACACTTGTACTTACCTCGGGTCGCTCTATTCACCTTGCTTAATTTGAAGTACTCTTGTAATTCGTAACTTTGTTCCGTGGACTTTTCTATTTCTGTGCCTTCTTCATCATCCAGATGGAGTACTTTGCTTTTCCATTGGTCCCTTGAAAGCATCATAAGACAGAAAGCGACATCTTCTTCAGTTGTTGCGTCGGAGATCGAACTCACCGGTTCAGGCTCAGCCCAAGGCTCGGTCTTGCTCACttggttgttgttgttgttgttgctgctgctgttgttaaCTTTaagcttctttctttcttcttgttgTTCCTGTCTTTGTTGCTGATGGTTTTCTAGTATTCTCCGAGTCTGTTTAGATCGTCTCCGAGTTGGGTTCTTAGAGGACTCCGTCTCACTTTCCCTGTCTTGAAGAACAGCCGAGCCAGCATCAATAAACTCAGGATCTACCAACCGAACACTTCTCTTTGGATTCTCTCGAAGCCCATAAAACTGCCCTTTTTCCTCCCCTTCTTCTTCTTCCGATGAAGACGACGAATAAGATGCCGAAGCCGACTCTGACTCTGACTCTTCGCTGAGTTGATTCGCTGGTCGTGGTAATCCCAATCGTTGTTGTTCTGCAAGTTTGGGAGGAATTGGAAGATTCAACATATGAGACCTCATATGACCACCCAAAGCTCTTCCATTTGCAAAGCTTTTGAAACACAACTTACACTTATGTTTCTCCATTGCCCAGAAAAAAGGAGGAATGGGATAAACAGAGGAAACACAGTTCTAAAGGTTTGTGTATGTCTCTGGGCTGCGTCTTTCCCTTGTGAGAGAAAGTTTTAAAGGGactgaaaaactaaaaaaagagtAGGTGACAAGCATTCCTCCACCAAGAGATGCATACAAAGAtgcaacaaaaatttcaaaaatatttactaagaataaaaataacaaaatgggtTATTAGTTTTTGGGTCTCTTAAAACGGCAAAGTATGAATAAATAAAGATTTAATAAAAGCGTATGCATGAAGGAAGAAAGAGCGACATGTAACATGCGAGACTTGCCCGTTTCCGTAATTATTCCCTAATCTAAACTTCCTAAATTGCCCTTTCTTACCACTCGCCAAAACAATTGGATTTTTGTCATCGCAGAAAATGCTCTAATTTTGCAAAATTAAAAGGACCAGTGGTTTGGTTTGTTGTAACCACGAAGCATAGTATGAAAAACCACAAGGTGTCTCCTCTACCAAACAAAAATGAGCATAAGTAAGCCGTGACGGAATTAAAAGCTTCTAACACCTTTGTCCACGGGTCAGCACCAACTTAATTTAGTTTTTACAGCAATTAAAATGGGAGCATCGGTTAAGTGACACTGTTGCTTGGCGGCAGAACCGATTTTGGGTTTTTACCAAAATAGGAATATTCAGTATAATGTCAACTTTGTTTTCCTTTAATTATGGAtcttcttttaattaaaattttggttgaaaCTGGATGGAAATTAGAAATGGAGGGTGGGGGGAAACTAACCTCCCATCCCATCGAGGAAGGAGTTTTCTATGGAAATTGGAGGAAGAGTAAATGCCGTTTTGTTAGGGTTCGGTAGACCCGGTCTTAGTCCATACATCAATTACACATTAATTGTAAATTACACCCATTTATCCATGTCTTTTGTGGGGCTCACCAGAAATATAAGTATAACCCCAATGTAACTATTTAATAATGTTCAATTTCACTTTGTATTAGATATTTGAAATGAAGCTGTAACATTAGCCCAAAAGCATCTGGTTTCAAATCTTTGTGGGGCACATTAACACCGTGTCTCTCCACTCTGGTTAAGACCAATTCAAAGTGGATATAGGGACTGGAGCTGGCGTGACCGAGACCAGTAGAACATGTCGCTGGAAATGACAGACATTACAGGCGAGTGCAGTGAGCATTAAACTACTCTTTTGATCGGCCACCCCTACATCTCTTCATCGTATGGGTTTTTGGCCTAACAGGAAGATGGGGTGAAATGATCGTACGACAGGGCCGACTCCCCCCtccgttttttttttttggtattaacCGGCAGTAGCTTCAACCTTGTACATGCTCCATTGCATGGCTTGAGTGCATCAATATGACACATCACATTCATCGATCGACCATCTGCTGACCCACCAACATCTCACAACTGCTATCTCCCATTTCGTGATATGACTAAGATCAATTCTTGATCTGATAATCATTGGCATTTTAATAATTCCAATCAACAGTCAGGAGTGGTATGAAACAAGGtccaaatatatattattataggtGGACTCCAAAATTGATATTCAACCTTGGTAATTTAGGGTTAAAAACTTATAATCTCACAAAGCAACTGCAAATgcgaaaaataataataaaaaagaaagtatAGCTAGTTTGGTAGAAGAAGTATAGGTTGAAGTACGGTAGAGCTGATTCAACTTCTTTCACTGATTCCATTTcaagcaataaataaatatatttgcaAATGAGTAAAGATgatcatatatttattaattttttggtaCATATTAACAATAGTATAGTTTAAATCTTGATAATTGAGGTGTTGATAAAGGAGCTTTAACCATTGTTGCTTTATGTTGAATGGAACCATATATTTAGTATGAAGATTTATAATGTAAGCGACAGTGGTATGTGGGATGTCTTCTTGGCTAGTTTTAGATTGACAATAACAAGATACTAGTGTAATCTGGTGGGTCATACTATTTGTAGCTAGGCAGTTCAAGTGTTGAGTTTTACAGATAAATATGGAGCAACTTCCATGGTTGCTCAGACAAATCGTAAAGGGATTGCGTATGTTATTGGGTTTCCGCTTGTTAAGGAAGATATGGATGTGAGATCCAAAAGCTTGCATGCCCAGGTTAAAGTAGCCAATTGATGAAGGCATAATTGATTGAGGACGCCCCTTAAAATTGTCTATCAAAGCTTCCGTGTGTCAATGTTTGATTCAGGTGTAAATAAGGTTCGGTCTAGCACATTGCACTACGCGCTTAATAACCTCCGCACTGACATATAATATTCAGGGAATCATAAAAAGAAATGGCTGCACTTTGGACGCTATTTCCTGCTGTTGGGGAAGTTTCGTCTCAACTGGAAAGTTTTGCAGAGAGAGGGAAGAAAACAAGCACAACGGAGTGTTTGTTTTAAGGCATTCCGGTGCTAGTAGAGTTTGTCACGTGAAATTATGAGTTGGAGCACTGAAACCTCTCTTTGATTTTAAAGAAAGTAAAAGGTATTTTCTATGACCACTTGAAATgctgattattattattattataaaaaacaaataatgaTATTATGCTGTAACCGGTGAGTTATATTTTACTTGTCGGTGGGAAATATTGTAGTCAGCCTCGCAGGCGTAAACAccttttaacaaatagctaggTTCACTAATTATCACTCATCGCGCATTTGTCGTCGGTTAAGTCTCAAACCAGGGGCCACAGGCCAACTCCAACCGcgttcctcttttttttttttttgccccaAATAGGATCACCATTACATGGAAATTTCATCTAAATCATTACTCTCTTCTTGGTCTAATAAAATACGtagtgtttttatttatttatgacaATCTTTTTAGTCCTTCTGTAATACATATAACGATATGTTATTTATGACTTTGATACTATGGGGGATGACTTATTAATTTAGTGATTTACAATCATGAAAACAATGGCCAGAGGCTGGGATTTAATTAATTACTATGGTAGACATTGTTACATTATATATCTCCAAGATGTAATTGATTTACTGTGTGTTATCTTCCATGAGTTTAATGTAAATTAATAATCTATAATTCTGAAGACTAATCAACCCACATTGTAAGCAAAACCACACAAATAATTTTCTAATTGCATTTGCTTGCTAGTTGTACGTAGTTGATGAAGTAGGCAAATTCCAAAGTCAAAGATGTAATGGAAGGGCAGTTTCGGTAGGAAGAGTCCACTTGAAGCTATATTAACTTTTCCATTGCATTAATTTCTCTACAAAGAATCGTTGACTTCCTTCCACCTATAACATGATTCTGGGTTTTTAGTGTAGCATAGGAAAAACAAGTTCTAACTTATATACACAATCTGATTCCCTATTCATTTTTTAGCAACCTTCATTATTTGAAGTATAttgaataaaatctaaaaattatattataaactaaagcatgtgtttgaaaatatttttaaaactattcaTATACACTTTGTTATTGGTTTAAAGATATATAAAATCTTCAAATTAATTGCCACCCAATTTAACTATTactattaacttaaaaaaataaattcaactcATCTCGATTTCGTCTTTGATAACATTGGtcgttaaaattaattaatggaCCATTTGAATGGCAGTACATGGTGAGTCCagatttaactttttatttttctaataaaaaaccataaaaattataaaaaatatatatatagaaaaagatattaaaaattatattaacatatagaaacttataaatattattaaaaatgataaacacttttacattttaatctaaaaatattaaatatatataaatataaaaattgtgaaaagttataaaagaaatatttacaTAGACCTTCATTATGTAAAACCCTCACTCTCGATCCTGCACAAGCTTAAAGCAAAACCCACGAAATACCTAAACCCTTCGAAAGTCTACAATGTTCATTCATGGAATAAGTTATCGGCAATGTCGTTAATTTCGATGACTATTTTCCTTCAAGATGAGATATGGTGCCAAATGGTTGTTGGGGGAGCTTTACAATGGGTTCAAGCTGCTGATGGACAGAAAAATAGGGGTGGTAACATTCAAGAGCTTGAAGACGAAGAGCCTGATGTTGGGGCTGAGTGATATGGAAGATGATGAGATAGTTTGCGCATGTTGAGTGAAGGTGATCTGGATGGAGACAGTGCTTTGAAcgagttttataataatttttatatttatgtatatatataatttttatatttttataataaaatttttaataattgttataagtgtttatatttttataagttatttatatgcttatataaaattttaatatttttatcatttttatcatacttacaattttttttataatttttattagaaATGTAACGAATTAATTTTTGTGAatgtagaaaattttaattttgagctaaatttattaaatcaaatcatTCTAAAAATTCAAACCGCATATTTTTGGGAATGAATATTGTAGTGTGTTGGAACTTCATTAATTACTATTTAGGCATTAAATAGATTATTACGGGGTTTGATCAGGGAGTCTAGTAATTAAGGCTTATAAATTAGATTGTAaagttagcaaaaaaaaaaaaaagtgaatattAGAAAATCTGATTTAGAGAATTAGAGGTCCTTAAGTTGAAATTAAACCAAGCTTATTTTAGCAAAATTCCGTTTTCGAAAAATTAGTTGGAAGGACCGGTTTTCCCATATTCATTTTCACAAAGTACATTGATTTTTTATATTCTCTTTAAGGTTTCATATAGGTAAgtagtttttctattaaattattgCATTCAAACAAGTTTTACAGGATcaatttcaacatttttcttaTTCTTGCTAGCTCACGTTGGGTTTCGaaggaagagaggagaagagttcttttgatttctttgattgATTCTTGTTTCCTATAACAAGGTAAAGTGATTTATAACTTTAATATAAGATTCTCGAGTCTTAAAAAAAgagatttgatttaatttttgtttttccattatttttgagaaatttcaagtcagtgagaGAAAGTTTCGATTCTTATTGCTTAAAGATTTTGGATTAAATTCTTGTTAGGAATGTGTTTAGAATGCATTCGGATAGTTGAAATTTAAGTCAGATTGGAGTTTGGTTAGTGATTCTTTGAGATGTGAGTGCTTACAAGGTTTTACAGAGAGAAGGGGAGTCAATTGCCAGGTTTGGTTCGAGTTTTTGGTAAAAGCGAGAAAGTGTCTCGTTGTGTCAAAGTGCATCACATTGATAGTTTAAGTGTTTTTAATCCttgaatataattttataactttgttTTACTATTTTGATTGGTTGTGTAGCTAAAGGGGTGGTCAATATGTTCGGATTTTGTGCAAAAGCAAAATTTCTACACAAAATTCAActcacataattttttttatttttttttgtttttgtatctttttttatcacttctttgtggaaaatattttttttatattttaagagaGTGCCAAGAACCaacatgtaaaatttcagattatttgaaaaatatttacccactgaaaaatatttgttttcagaaaaaactttatgggtaaaaagaaaaaaagttattttGAGGTTGTTTGCTGGAAATCAGTTTATAAGAACACAAAGAATACCTAAAACGcccaaatctgataccaaatgataagtGAGTGAGGCGGAAGAAGCGGAAGAAGGATCGAATTCAAGTTGTTTAACTCAAGAAGGAAATATTTGGATGTGACCTAACAGGGaaaaaatccaaataattttagaaaataacaaaagaaataacaaaaataagaattaaaaaaagagataaatattcaaaataataactaaatagagAAAAGATAGATTAAAGTAAAGTGGAAGTTGGAACGATAAACTGATGGATATGATGGATAGAAGgataaatgtccaattgaactctttgagatataaatcccaacaaactCAACTAATGGCTCTAATCAACCCTTTAAGAAATAATC containing:
- the LOC107954562 gene encoding zinc finger protein ZAT9; protein product: MEKHKCKLCFKSFANGRALGGHMRSHMLNLPIPPKLAEQQRLGLPRPANQLSEESESESASASYSSSSSEEEEGEEKGQFYGLRENPKRSVRLVDPEFIDAGSAVLQDRESETESSKNPTRRRSKQTRRILENHQQQRQEQQEERKKLKVNNSSSNNNNNNQVSKTEPWAEPEPVSSISDATTEEDVAFCLMMLSRDQWKSKVLHLDDEEGTEIEKSTEQSYELQEYFKLSKVNRATRGKYKCETCNKVFKSYQALGGHRASHKKMKAYSPPATHDSELEPENVGTRPSSMTDKKIHECPVCFRVFSSGQALGGHKRSHVVATTETPVKSSKKLGDSFIDLNLPAPMDDDDASQIELSAVSDAEFVNHIK